The genomic window GGAATGTTCATTCATGATAATCTTTTGCAAGCACATAGAACATTTGTCAAAGGTTACCACGAAAATTTTTGGATTTCTTTTACTATTTTTTCCCAGATTTTACTGTTCACCAGGatcatttgagctcgggtgcaaATACTCCACTtccgtattttctttctttctatgtGTGTGCGCCTCCCTGTCTTACttatgtttttgtgtgtgtgttgtgcatgtaggtttgtgtgtgtttgtgtgtgtccgTGTGTGTCTGCGGGTGTGTGCCACCATGTGCTTGTGTACATGCATCCGTGTATGTTTGCTGGGAAAAATGGAACACTATGTTGAAATGCATTTTATTTTGAATTCGTTGGGACAGTTTGCTAATGTATATCTTATTTATAATATCTGCATATATGTCTCAAGTTTTATGTCGATGATGTGCAAATCATACTGCTATATGAAATTgcactattatatgtttattcttgcatataTGAAAACAGCGAAATTTTCATACCAAATGTGTCCTCAtttgttttaattttttaattttcatttgctattttttcttgtagggtaataccaatgcccttGATTTGTTCTCTTAGAAAATGTATACTCCCTCCGTTGTGTACGTTTAGCATTCAAAGTTTGCCACGAAAAAGTGTATTTCTATCTTCCTGATGCACTtcaatgcaaacaaatgcttctCTCTCATCACACGTGAATCAAGACCAATTACATTGGACACATGGTCTCCTCATGTTCTACATGCAATGGAAGTGGGGTAATTAAATAGGAGAGTGATGGTGGCTTACACCTTCCAAATGCATTTTCTACTCTACTCCATAATCTGGCTTAAAATTTCTATATGTACACTTATttgaggacggagggagtattatgtttTTGACTTTATTTATTAGTTTTATATTTGTCTTTGTTTTGAAGTTTTAGTTTGTTCTTTTTGTTTCAATTGATTTCTACTattacatgtgtgtgtgtgtgtgtgtgtgtgtgtgtgtgNNNNNNNNNNNNNNNNNNNNNNNNNNNNNNNNNNNNNNNNNNNNNNNNNNNNNNNNNNNNNNNNNNNNNNNNGTGGGGAAGCGGCAGTGGATCAATTTGCTCTAGTCGGCAAAGTAGGTGGCTCGCGCTTATGACGTGGCGGCGGTCCGCCTCCACAACAGCAAGAAGAATACAAAGTTTCCTCTCAGCAGTGGCGCTATCTCGTAATTCGTCCTCGTAGACCCCCGAGTAGTCTCCTTCGTGAAGTGCGGGAGAATCAGGaggcctttgagaaaatcaaggccGCACACACCAACAAGGTATATATGgacgatctccaagaaaatcattCGGAGCACGTCATTGAGGAGCTCCGGGTCTTCGAGCTCTACAAGAATATCATCGATAAGGCTAGACAGTCCGGTGGGGGCTCGGCGATGAGGATGGAATGGTAGTGATCAATCTTTTGTTTGTGACTCTAGCTTTGGAGGCTCCGGCGGGTGACGCAGATTGGGAGAAAATCCTGGCCGAAGAAGATTAGTTTTATTTAGTTTTAGTTCGTATCGGGTAGTTTAAGTTGATGTTATACAATGTACTAAATTTTCCTATCATTGTTTAAATTTTTGTTTCAATCGAGTAGTTTCAATATACGCTTGAGATATCTCCCACCGAAGAGTGTATTTGGAGGAGCTGGGCACCTCTAAAGTGCAAGATTTTCACATGGCTGACAACCAAATATCAGCTTTGGAGGTCTGACCGCCATGCGCGGCATGGGCTTCAGGATGATCCTTCACATTGATATCTTTGCCTGCAGGAAGAAGACAATGTTGATCACATTTTCGACACTGCGTCTATGCGAGGGAAGTGTGGCATGGGTGTTGCGATAGGCTTCAAATCAATATTGACATCCCCCCACCACCACAGGCACGTTTCAGGTTTGGTGGTTTGGACAGAGGACTAAATTCGTAGGCAAGACTCAGCGTGGCTTCGACTCCATCGTAATTGGTACTGCTTGGCTCATATGGAAGCAACGAAACGCTCGGGTATTCAATAGGCAACAACAGCAGCGGACGGCAAGGCAGCTGGTAGACATAGCCTTAGAGGAGATCAAAGAGTGGCGTGAGGCAGGTTTTGGAGTTGGTGGTTTAGACCCCTTTGTAAGAGAGTGACCCTTGTTTTACTTTGATGTAAGGTGGGGATGTGTCTTGTGGATGTTCACATCCACATTAGGCCGCTCTTGTAATTAACCTTCTTCCTTCTATACAAATATggtacgccattggcgtacttTTGAAAAAAATTATACATTTGAAATAAACTAGTGTGAAAAATATTTTAGGGAGTTAAGTTAAGAGTTTGGCTAGAAACTATTTTTATTTAACTCTTCAAAATATATTGAGTTAAGGTTTGAGGGGTCGTTGAggggctagagatgctcttatgtgGTGAGATTGCTCCCAAAACCAAAAGGCTTAATTAGATAGGATTGATCTAAATTTGTGGGGTAGAAGTAACCGGCACAGCCGAGGCAAGGGACTGAACTTGTCCAGTTTCAAGAGACAGAGGTGCAACTTGTCCAGTTCAAAAGTTAAGGGACTAAAAGTACACTTCTCTATTAAGAAAATCAAATTGACCTTTTGCTTTTTACATGAAGCTACCACAAACGGTAACGATAAAAGTGATCCTATATGTAAACATACATCCTTCTCAGTCACTGGTAGCCTAGCCTAGGCGGGAGACCATTCTGCGCTCCTGCTTTCATACTGTCCTCTGATGCAGTGAACTAGTAATGCATAGAAAAAAGTACACAATAAAGAAAAGAGCAACTGAAACCATGatatctactccctctgtaaactaatactccctccatcccaaaataagtgtctcaactctagtacaaatttgtacaaaagttagtacaaagttaagacacttattttggtacAGAAGGAgtatataaaagcatttagattattattttaatCATCCAAACACTCTTATatgatctaaacacttttatattagtttacagagggagtactatcgTTTGGTTGTCTCTAGCTTGCTCTCATCAAACATCAATTTACCACCACAATCGTTAGTCCATGTTTAATTAGTCTCCAAGACGAGATCTACTCAAGCAGTCGGTATACGTTTTGTCACGTCACGAGTCAGCATACGTATGCTTTGAGTGTGACTCGTCTAAGATGACTGTTAGAATTAAACACGGCCGTCTACTTCGAAGTAACCAGATTATTCAATAGCGCGATATTGTAACTAGCGGAGCCTCAGTTGTGCGCTAAATGGCTCTATAGCGCGTTAAAGTGGAGATTGCTAATGGAGCTCGAGTCCCATGAAGCCTgcatttaaaaaaaaatcagaacTTTATGTTTAACAAGGACCTGGAAAAATTACACACATACTTATGGATGTGTACTAGCTAAATATATGTACATGATTTTCTTTCGTACAACTCATATCAAAACGTATTTTATAATGAAATTTTGCACACCTCTAGTATACATCTATAAGTACTTATTATTTGTTTTCAGAAATTTTTTAAACTTAAAAAGTTGATTTttgattctttttttcttttgggaatTTTGGTCTCCATGAAGCCCAAGAGCCAAAAGGCCTCACTCCATCGGTCGTGCTAAAGCCACTACATTGTACATGTTGTAATTAGCGGGATACCCCTCCAAACGTTATAGCGTTGATATATCCCTGAGTCCCTGAGATATAGCACGCTAAAGCCGCTGAATTGTATGTTAGCGtgatgcccctccaaaagctataGCACTAAGATAACATGTTAtttaaaaatttgagaaaaactagaaACCATCACTAATAAGCTGGTGTGGTTAGTGCGTACTGCCTTGCCGTGTAAATACATGGGCCGCCCTTCATAATCATTTTAAACAACTATGAAGGTGGGCAATAATTTTGAACCGTATGTGGAAGCATGCCCTTCTAGGTCACTAGGATGACTacgaaccaatctgtggttggataGTTAGGAAGACATTGATATCCCAGGCTCATCAAAGTTCTCGTGCTTGCATATTTCTAAATTTATTTCAGACCTTTCCACGATGTGCTTTCAGTGGAAGCAGACGTTCTCGTCAATTACGAAGGCATCTATACCGATTTCATCAATCTCAATATGATACGCCGACTCAGTCTTTGTAAGATGCTCATAGGGGTACGATATGCGCGTGTGTGATCATAATGCTGAATGTATGTGCATTATGTAAGTGTAcatgtctgtactgtgttaaaaaggATCGCTAGGACAACTCTCGAGGCGCCCCATCACCGCCACCCAAAGATCCACCAGGAAAGCACACAACCCTTCGTGTCTGTTAGAGGAATCTGCCAACGGCTATGTCAAAAGTTCATAGAAATTTGTGGACGACATCACCTCGGTTTGTGATTTGGCACTCTGCTTGATCGCTGCGGGACTGTagtatcgaaagtatgtctagagggggaggggtgattgacaagtcaagcaatcaacctacacatgcaattctaagagtatagcagtggaatgtaaaacattgcatatgaaagtaaagggaagggtttgaagaaggcaaacgcaatggagacacgaagaattttggcgtggttccggtaaGTGGTGGTATCGTAcattcacgttgatggagacttaaacccacgaagggtaacaattgcgtgagtccacggaggcctacacccatgaagggtccacgaagaagcaaccttgcatatcccaccatggacatcgcccatgaaggacttgtctCATTCGGATAGATCTTCACGtagtaggcgatcttcttgcccttacaaacttcttggtttaactccacatcatgtcggaggctcctaagcgacatctaaccaatctaggagacaccactagtACAGGGAGGTGCTATATAAACGGTTTTTAACTCCTTTTCACGACGGTGTTTcaaaccatcgccaagtgagtgactgtgataggggggTCTTTCCCACACAACcaagaaaccgttggggataggccctcctggcacacacgatcggcaaaataaggtcgtgtgcgatgggcgagcgatcaaatacgattatacgtacagttgtgctaaaaaaatacaattatacatgtcAAATCATTttcggtcataagtacatcccacacagtgagtctcggctaaacgttttcgttcgtatgtacatttcacacagtcaatccaaggaatatgtttttattagtatgtacatcccacatagttaatccaagaagtacgttccgttcgtatatacatctcaTATAGTCACTCCAAtaaaaatgtttccgttcacagatacatcacacacaattttacccattaaatcatttgtgatagtgttgccattgcacatgatattaataattttatcgtttgcatcattgaatgcatcacacacggtgcgtagaagaaactgtgtggcaaaggctgtccatcacgcacactttttatgtggtaaatgtttgcccAAGGAGgcataacgcaaacagttttcaagaggatgtcgtgtgtgattgttcattgatccaactgGGTTTATTCCTGGAAACTGCGTGCTTTGACTCAGGTCATCGccggtgttttctcaataatcgtttgcaatataagctaatttccctattattaataatctatTTATTAATCTAATTCACATTTCATactaagcacacaatatatttcattttcatattaaggaagcaggatttcataattgaaatataccagagtacaacatcatatagcttcatcattcaactaccccattacacaattacacgagcaccaagtttcacatgcaacatatataacctttcgaaattagtattatagacggtacatagacatatGGATCTCATCTGAAAAATTGCTGAaacggaaggcgaatattgagccttcattaatgttgaaggtctttgcaactttaggccagtatctgtccatcctttgtcctcttcaggaatACTTCAATATTAAACCGTGCGTGTTATACGAATACATTCCCTCCTGACCATACAAGTGGTATGAGAGTTAATCATCAGTAAACTACTTTGGAAAGGGCTGAAAACAAGGATACACATAATATCTTCTCTAGATTTGAAATGGCGCAATACAATTAAAAAAACAAGGTATAACAGTAAGTACCATCCAGTAGTGAAAtggtgtcttcttcattgtgcagacaaatatcttgttattttttgtcgctaatttctttatcctaataatctttctgagttttttgacttgactgatattcatgaacAACTTATTTTCATATATGCAAAAaaggtcaaacagtgggtcaaaccTCTGACAGCAAGGCCTACATgtacaagaccaaattgttaaaaacctaatattTAAAAATAAGAAGTGAAAAGATGTGTTATTAACTGCAACAGACttaatatttaaaaacaagcaaacagTCATTTAAACTTGTATTGTGCAGGTGTAAATACACTAGCATGGAGGTTGGACGTGTACTTCCCCCGCGTGATGGAATTCCACGATAGGTGGGAGGAGAAGACTGTTATGGCCGTATTCATTGGTACGAGAAGGACAACGATTGAGCCAGTGACAACCTTAGCACACGTATGCTAATTGAATACGAAGAGGTCATCCATCAGGAAGACTAAACCCGATTTGGACACGCAAGCACAAATATTGCTCCAAGTTCAGTGCACCGCAGGTATGCATGTATTGTATACACATGCTTTTTTCGCCTTCTACCCGGCCTGGCTGCTTATAAAGCAACCGGGCTTGTGATACTAACCACATAGAGCAACTGAGCTTAGCATGGCGGACCTCATACAGAAGCTCATGCTAGAGACGCCTGCACCGGCATGGTTTCTGTTCCTGCTCCCCCTCCTCCTATTGTCTCTCCATCACTGGTTCACCAAAAAGACAGGATCGACAGGGCAGTGCCTCCCGCCTTCGCCATCGGCGCTGCCTATTATCGGACACCTGCACCTCGTGGGCTCCCTCCCGCACATCTCCCTCCGTGGCCTCGCCAGGAAGCATGGCCCCAACGTGATGCTCCTCTGACTGGGCGCCGTGCCAACCCTCGTCGTGTCTTTGCCGCACGCAGCAGAGGCGGTGCTGCACATGCATGACCATATCCTAGCGTCGCGGCCCCGCTCCGCCATCTCCGACATCATAATGTACGGCTCTTCCTACATCGCGTTCGCACCATATGGCGAGTACTGGCGGCATGCGAGGAAGCTCGTCACCACCCACATGCTGAGCGTTAAAAAGGTTCAATCTTTCCGCAGCGACAGGATGGAGGAGGTACTGATTTTTATGGATCTTGCAATTTTTGCCACTTTGATAGATTTTTATTTCAATGATATTGCAATCATTATTGTCACACTGATTTGGACTTGACTACTACTACCTCTGTactaaaatataagacgttttttcaGTTCAATTTGAATAAAGGAAAACAATGCCTTCCATgtctctcgcaaaaaaaaaagacttccgtgttccatgtctctcgcaaaagaaaaaaatgacTTCCATGTTGTCCTCTTCTAGCTAATTAACAGTTACATATCGAACTAGTAGCTTCTCATACTTTAGTTAAGATGCATGCTATCATCTCATAGGTCAGCATGGCGATGGCAAAGATCAACGAGGCAGCCACAACCAGTGGTACAGTCGACACGAGCGAGCTACTCAACTCATTCTCAAATGACATGGCGTCCCGTATCGTGTCGGGCAAGTTCTTCCTGAAAGATGGACGGAGCAAGTTGTTTCGGGAACTCATCAACGATACCTCGCGGCTTTTGGGCGGGTTCAACTTGGAGGAGTACTTCCCAGCATTGGGTAGGGCAGGAGTGCTTAAGAGGGCAGTTTGTGCCAAGGCCGAAAGAGTGAGGAACAGATGGGCTGATCTGTTGGACAAGGTGATCGACGATCGTGTGAGCAAGCGCAAGTCAGCGTTTGATCACAAGGATGGGGATTTTGTGGATATTTTGCCATCTATTCAGCCGGAGTATGATCTCACAAGAGAGCACATGAAAGCTCTTCTCACAGTAAGTTAGAGATAATACCTTTCAAATTATATACCTTCATTTGTATATGTTTCTCGTTACCCCCCAACTAATTGTTATCCACAGGATGTATTTTTCGGTGCAACAGACACNNNNNNNNNNTCAGCTAACGTCCTCGAATTCACTTTGGCTGAGCTCATGAGGAAGCCACACTTCATGGGGAAGCTACAAGACGAAGTGAGGAGTATCATACCCGGGGGACAAGAAATTGTGAGCCAATCTGACATGAACAACATGGTGTACCTAAGAGCAGTAATAAAAAAGCCTCTCAGGTTGTATCCTGTTGCGCCTCTCCTTGCTCCGCACCTTGCCATGGCTGATTGTACCATCCATGGATACATGGTTCCTGCTGGAACTCGTGTCGTCATAAATGCATGGGCCGTTGGGAGGGATTCGAGCTCTTGGGAGGGTGCGGAAGAGTTCATACCTGAAAGATTTACAGATAAAGGCACCGCTACGAATGTCAATTTCAAGGGGAATGATTTCCAGTTCTTGCCGTTCGGGCCCGGACGAAGGATATGCCCTGGTATAAACCTCGGAATCGCAAATGTCGAATTTATGTTAGCAAACCTCGTGAACCATTTTGATTGGGAACTTCCGGTTGGGGTTGAGAGAAAAAATATCTATATGACAGAGGTGTTTGGGCTAACCGTTCGCAGGAAGGAGAAACTATTGTTGATTCCAAAATCACGCATGTAAAATCGAGCTAAGCTAAATACTTTGTGTTATCAGTATAACGGTTTTCTTGGGAAGAAGGTGCTACCAGGGAAATGGTGCCAATAAATAATGGCCAGTTCTTCCTTGTATAGCTACAAGTATTATTGTTTAGAACGTTGACAATCGTCAATGCACATGTTTGACCACTACTATTATCATTGCATAAATatgaaataaaagagaaaaaaaataatgTCGAAGTACTTTTAAAGTAAACTGGCATGGTTGCCAGCACAAATGCACGTGCAACATGCTAGTCGTCTATTACTTTTGTGATTCACATTTCTTATTGTTATCTTATACAATATAACATCCATTGGGACAATACGAAATGAAAACTCACATGCTTAGTAGACCGTAAAAATCATATCAGTAAGTTCTGCCACAAGAAGTCTAAATCATATCAATACCAAGGACAACGAATCTCTGAACTTGTAAACAGCTCTGGAAAAAATTCAGCACATATATCGTATACGCGTCTACCATGACATATATTTTCAGATTTAAAGTTGATTCACAGCTCGGGAAACAACGACTAATTATACAATTATACAAATAAGTAGAACATGCATCTACGATGGCACAAATGTCTAGATCTAAAtttgatccgcagtaccctatggaACAAGTTTAGATCTAAATGTGATCATATATATTTGTTCTCAACTTCGCTACGTCCTCTACTCCCTCAATATCACCATGTCTGGAGACTCCGAAACCTAGAATGAGGTTGCCGAGGATGCGGGTGCCGCCATCACGGCTTTGACTTAGCCAACTGGTGGGTATAATCGGTTACATGAATTAGGGCATTTCCAACCGGTCCCTTATAACCGGTTAGAGGAGTAAAATCACACGAGTAAAAAAATGTGATTTTACTTCTCTAACCGGCAACTAATTAACCGATCCCCAACCTACAGTANNNNNNNNNNGCCTACCAATACTACTACTGGTACGGCCACCGGTGTATGTTGTTGCTACTGCTGCTCGTCGCCGTTGGTGTGTGCTCCTGTTGTTGCTACTCCTCCCCGATGCATGTTTCTCGCCGCTGCTCCTCCCTGCTGCgtgctgctactactgctgctcGCTGCTGCTCCGCCGTCCGTGCGTGCTGCTACTGTACGCTGCTGCTCTGCCGTCGGCGCGTGCTGCTGCCGCTTGCAGCCGCCGGTGGATGCTGCTGCTCCTCCCAGTTGCGTGTCTGTTCTGTTGCTCGCCGCCTGCGTGGTAACCATGGTTGCCACTTGCTGCGGAAGTGCATAgtaagtgttcgacgaaatgcatGAGCCAAATTTAAGTTTACTCCATTATATATAGGGGATCGGCTTGGTCCGGTCAAAACTTAGTGGACTAAATATACTCCACTAAGGTTTATTCCTCTATTTTTTAAGGGATTGGTTAGAAATGCCCTTAAATCAGTCAGAAAATTGCTAATTTATCCAACAACCACCACCGCCTCTCTGTGTCTGCACGCAAGATCTTGGACACCATTGACAGTATGAGGGCATCATCGGGCTAAGATATAGTggaggggtgagggagagggaaGGCTGCAATGAGCCCCGGCGGTCGTATGAGCAGAAGGAGGTACGCTCATCAggattatttttttgaaaaggaagaaagcccccggcctctgcatcaatcgatacATGCACCCAGGTACGCTCGTCGGGATGGCCATCAGAAGTCGCCTCTCTAGACTCCTGTTTATTCTCTCTATCCGTCCCATTATGCAATAATTGAAAAGAAGATCATTTTTAATAAAAAATAATATAGAAACATGACACAAATCTTAGAGAAACAACCGATGATGTATATATGGGTGGAGGACGTATCCTGTGCAACGAGCTGTCTCATGCAACGAGTGCACCAGTCCAATCTGAGCCGCCGGATGCACAATAGAGGGACCAGATTCTGTAAACCAATGGGCTGCTGGTAAATTTTATACATTGATCCTTAGAAAATAGTCCATTTGCACCAACAGTTCTTCCCCAAAACTTCTTCTCTTTCGTTGACCTCTCGTCTCCTGTACATGAGCTTATGGACGATCCAGATCGTCAGCAAGTGCCTACTTCCGGCCGCTCTGAACCATTAGCGCCCCACCTCTGCTCCAAAATTGTCGTCCCTATCGTTGCATGGTACAGCCGTGTGGGTAGAAACATGGTACAGGCGTACAGCTCAACATGATGACAAAATATTTGAGCAATTGAATCCGTGTACATGTGCTAGCAGCATACTAACAGTCCAGGTGGACTTTAACTGCAATTAGACACTTCACTTTATTAGGAAATTCTTCAGTCGACCATACCATTTTCAGATCTGCCATACTTATCCTCTTTCTGAATTTTGTGTAACACATTACATTAGATTGCAGGAGTGAAGCAACGGCATGTATGGACAAGTTTTTTTATAGACGAGTAAGATCAACAATGTTGAAAAATTCTCTAGAACATAAAGTTTGATCTTATCCAATCATGTTATTTTGGTGACCTCTCATGTTTCATATGCATATCAAAATTGATGGTTTTCAGGTATTGTCTGTATGTTTAGCTACACGCTCGTCTGTAAAAAAAAAANNNNNNNNNNTCAGCTAACGTCCTCGAATTCACTTTGGCTGAGCTCATGAGGAAGCCACACTTCATGGGGAAGCTACAAGACGAAGTGAGGAGTATCATACCCGGGGGACAAGAAATTGTGAGCCAATCTGACATGAACAACATGGTGTACCTAAGAGCAGTAATAAAAAAGCCTCTCAGGTTGTATCCTGTTGCGCCTCTCCTTGCTCCGCACCTTGCCATGGCTGATTGTACCATCCATGGATACATGGTTCCTGCTGGAACTCGTGTCGTCATAAATGCATGGGCCGTTGGGAGGGATTCGAGCTCTTGGGAGGGTGCGGAAGAGTTCATACCTGAAAGATTTACAGATAAAGGCACCGCTACGAATGTCAATTTCAAGGGGAATGATTTCCAGTTCTTGCCGTTCGGGCCCGGACGAAGGATATGCCCTGGTATAAACCTCGGAATCGCAAATGTCGAATTTATGTTAGCAAACCTCGTGAACCATTTTGATTGGGAACTTCCGGTTGGGGTTGAGAGAAAAAATATCTATATGACAGAGGTGTTTGGGCTAACCGTTCGCAGGAAGGAGAAACTATTGTTGATTCCAAAATCACGCATGTAAAATCGAGCTAAGCTAAATACTTTGTGTTATCAGTATAACGGTTTTCTTGGGAAGAAGGTGCTACCAGGGAAATGGTGCCAATAAATAATGGCCAGTTCTTCCTTGTATAGCTACAAGTATTATTGTTTAGAACGTTGACAATCGTCAATGCACATGTTTGACCACTACTATTATCATTGCATAAATatgaaataaaagagaaaaaaaataatgTCGAAGTACTTTTAAAGTAAACTGGCATGGTTGCCAGCACAAATGCACGTGCAACATGCTAGTCGTCTATTACTTTTGTGATTCACATTTCTTATTGTTATCTTATACAATATAACATCCATTGGGACAATACGAAATGAAAACTCACATGCTTAGTAGACCGTAAAAATCATATCAGTAAGTTCTGCCACAAGAAGTCTAAATCATATCAATACCAAGGACAACGAATCTCTGAACTTGTAAACAGCTCTGGAAAAAATTCAGCACATATATCGTATACGCGTCTACCATGACATATATTTTCAGATTTAAAGTTGATTCACAGCTCGGGAAACAACGACTAATTATACAATTATACAAATAAGTAGAACATGCATCTACGATGGCACAAATGTCTAGATCTAAAtttgatccgcagtaccctatggaACAAGTTTAGATCTAAATGTGATCATATATATTTGTTCTCAACTTCGCTACGTCCTCTACTCCCTCAATATCACCATGTCTGGAGACTCCGAAACCTAGAATGAGGTTGCCGAGGATGCGGGTGCCGCCATCACGGCTTTGACTTAGCCAACTGGTGGGTATAATCGGTTACATGAATTAGGGCATTTCCAACCGGTCCCTTATAACCGGTTAGAGGAGTAAAATCACACGAGTAAAAAAATGTGATTTTACTTCTCTAACCGGCAACTAATTAACCGATCCCCAACCTACAGTAAGGGAGTATAATTTTTACTCTGTCTCTAAATTTCTCCCTATATTTACTCCGTCTTAAGGCGGCCGAGTATAATTTTTCTTCAGGccaagacctcctcgcggccggctggcGACTCGCATGAAGCTCCCATGGCCGCCGGCGATGCCTACCAATACTACTACTGGTACGGCCACCGGTGTATGTTGTTGCTACTGCTGCTCGTCGCCGTTGGTGTGTGCTCCTGTTGTTGCTACTCCTCCCCGATGCATGTTTCTCGCCGCTGCTCCTCCCTGCTGCgtgctgctactactgctgctcGCTGCTGCTCCGCCGTCCGTGCGTGCTGCTACTGTACGCTGCTGCTCTGCCGTCGGCGCGTGCTGCTGCCGCTTGCAGCCGCCGGTGGATGCTGCTGCTCCTCCCA from Triticum aestivum cultivar Chinese Spring chromosome 3B, IWGSC CS RefSeq v2.1, whole genome shotgun sequence includes these protein-coding regions:
- the LOC123067287 gene encoding indole-2-monooxygenase-like, which produces MHPANVLEFTLAELMRKPHFMGKLQDEVRSIIPGGQEIVSQSDMNNMVYLRAVIKKPLRLYPVAPLLAPHLAMADCTIHGYMVPAGTRVVINAWAVGRDSSSWEGAEEFIPERFTDKGTATNVNFKGNDFQFLPFGPGRRICPGINLGIANVEFMLANLVNHFDWELPVGVERKNIYMTEVFGLTVRRKEKLLLIPKSRM